AAGGCAAAATTAAAAGGCATGAGTCCGGTTCAATACCGAAATCATGCCCAAGTAGCTGCCTAAATTTCTGTGTCTAACTTTTTGGGTTCAGATCATCATCCGATGGTTTTTTATTATTAAGCAAGTCATATATATATATTAATCTGTTTCATCCTCATTCTTACTTTCATGACAGTGATCACACTTGGCATAGAGCACAGAAACTTTTTCATCCTCAAAATGAGTAATTGTAGCATTGCATGTTTGACAAATAATCGTCCCCATTGTTCCCCTTCTCCTTTGCCTTATATTTTGAAAACGCTTAACTTAATTTAATAATATTATGACACATTAAGATTTTCAAGCCCTAATTGTATGTCATATTTACCTATTTTTGTATTTTATTTTACCAACAGTACCTTTATCTCCAAAAACAGGCTTGCTATGATATAATTATTTTTGAAAATTGAAAATTCTAACGTCCGAGGTGTTTCTATGAGAGAGGCAGCTTTCATTAAAGTAACTCCACTTTCGCAAAAAGAGTCAATTTCGTATGATGATGTAAAAGAAATTTTACAATACTATCAAGAGATTACACATAAGACAGGGGAACAATTAAGCTGGGAATATGATCAAAATGCGTTCCCTTATGAAATAATGGAAATAACATCTTCCGAAGGTACATATCTCCATCTAAAGAGTCATGAAGATCCTCACTATCATTCCATCTTTATCGATATACCGAATACACCTGCAGATACACTTCCTGATACATTACGTATTTCATTGGCTGCAAGTTCAACTACAGCTGATAAAGGAAAAGCAAATGAGTTATGTAAATTTATTGCAAAAAAATGGGAGGCAGAACTGCAGCTTTTTAATAACCGGGTGATGTATTTTTGTAAGCGAAAATAAACTCTGTACACAATTCAGCAAAATATCTTCTATTTTCTTATCGATTAAAAAACCCACTGTTCTGATACAGTGGGTTTCACTTTTACTTTATTTTTTCAATTTTAGTAATGGTAGCAGGATCGACAAATTCATATCCTTTATTTCGCAGTCCCTCAACAATCCCTTCTAATGCCTCAAAGGTCCAGCTGCGGTCGTGCATTAACAGGTTCGCTCCATTGTTTAAGTACGGTGAATTAACCATAATATCAGTAAGGGCTTCTTTTTCCAGATAACCATCTACCCAGTCATAACCATACGTCCAGTTCATTACAATCATACCTTCTTCTTCGGCCACTTGATAACTATAATCCGTATTAACCCCATGGGGAGCTCTAAAAAATTGAGGCTTTTCACCAGTAATATTTTCGATTAATTCATTTAATTTCACAATGTCTTCTCTTTGTTCTTCTTCTGTTAAATCTCTGAGCAATGCATGATTGTATGTATGGTTTCCAATCGAAAAACCTAATTCATGGATTGATCTTAATTTTTGCTGTTCCTCTTCAGTATCAATAAAATGACCATTTACAAAAAAGATTGCTTTAACCCCTAGCTGCTTAAGCAGCTGAGCCATTTCAACTGCATGTTCATCTGGAGCATCATCGAAGGTTAATAGCACCACTTTATCGTTAGCTGCATCAATCGGCTCGATTGTCCAGTTAGCAGGATTCACCACATACTGGGGCTTTGGTTCTGCCTCTGCCGGAGGTTGCTCCGTTTCTTCTGAAGAATCCCCATTTTTTGATGGTTCATCATCTGGTTCTGTGGTTGCCGCGTCATCTTCTGTCAAATCAACTTCCATTTCAGTTTGATCAGGCTTTGTTTGGTCTTTTTCCCCTTGTTCACTATTGTTTTGTGAAACTGATGAAGAACAAGCGGTTAATATTCCAAGTAAGCAGAAAATAAAAAGAAATCGCTTCATGATAGCTCCCCCTAAGTTGTATGTATTCCGAACCATATAACTGTTTGTCAAATAAAATGTTATAGTGCCCGGTTTAATGGGTATGGGTAATAAATGCACCGATTCCAAAACGAAAATACTAATCTTCTAATTAGCACTAAACAACATTTTTCAAACCCCAGTAGTTTAACTCCAAAAGCGATGTAAGCTCGTTTCATCTTCTAATTATACGTGAGAATAAGTTTATTTCCTATCATATTTCGAGAATTATATTCAAACTATTAATGGAATCGGTTTATAGGGGGGATTTTTTGAATAAGATAACACCAGTATTTACAGTGTCAGTAATTGTAACCTTGTTCTTTATTATTTGGGGAATTATACCGGAAGGAGTCCTTAACAACTTTAGTCTGAATGCAGTGACAACCGCAGTACATAGTATTATATTAGAAAAGTTTGGTTGGTTTTACCTGATATCTGCATCAATTTTTCTCGCTTTTGCGCTCTTGCTCATATTCACAAAATACGGGAATATTCGATTAGGAAAAGAAGGAGACCAACCCGAATATAGTTATTTAACATGGTTTGCGATGTTGTTTAGTGCCGGTATGGGAATTGGATTAGTATTTTGGGGGGCGGCGGAACCAATGTTCCATTATTACTATCCGCCATTAGAAGAACCTGCTTCTGAAGAGTCCGCAAGAGCAGCGCTCCGGTACTCATTTTTCCATTGGGGCTTACACCCATGGGCGATATACACAGTAGTTGGTTTGGCACTCGCCTATTTTCAATTCAGAAAAAAGTCACCTGGTGTTTTTAGCTCGCTATTAAGACCGGTATTTGGAGACCGTGTAGACGGCAGTTTAGGAATTCTGATAAATTTTATTGCAGTATTTGCTACTGTATTTGGAGTGGCTACATCATTAGGTTTAGGAGCATCTCAGATTAGCGGCGGGCTCTCGTATACATTTGATGGGATTGAAAATACATTTACAACGCAATTGATTATTATTATCGTAGTTACTATATTATTTATGATTTCAGCTCAGACTGGATTAAATCGGGGAATTAAATATCTTAGTAATTTGAATATTATTCTCGCGCTTGCTTTAATGCTTTTTGTTCTTTTTGCAGGTCCTACTAACTTTATTATGGATACATTTTCGACGACGCTAGGTTCATATATACAAAATCTCCCTTCTATGAGTTTTCGTCTAGCCCCATTTGACCCGGAAAATACATGGTATGAAGATTGGACTATTTTCTATTGGGCTTGGTGGATTTCGTGGGCACCATTTGTCGGGACATTCATTGCACGCGTTTCAAGAGGACGTACTATCCGGGAATTTACCATTGGTGTACTGCTCGTACCAACCCTATTCGGCGCATTATGGTTTTCTGTTTTTGGCGGAAGTGCAATTGGACTTGATTACTTTCAAGGCAGCTCAATTTTAGGTGAGATTGAAAGTGTAGGAGAAGAAGTAGCTTTATTCGAACTATTTAACTATTTTCCATTTTCCATGTTCTTATCTATACTTGCGATTTTCTTAATTTGTACGTTCTTTATAACTTCTG
This window of the Bacillus oleivorans genome carries:
- a CDS encoding GapA-binding peptide SR1P; the encoded protein is MGTIICQTCNATITHFEDEKVSVLYAKCDHCHESKNEDETD
- a CDS encoding DUF1885 family protein, translating into MREAAFIKVTPLSQKESISYDDVKEILQYYQEITHKTGEQLSWEYDQNAFPYEIMEITSSEGTYLHLKSHEDPHYHSIFIDIPNTPADTLPDTLRISLAASSTTADKGKANELCKFIAKKWEAELQLFNNRVMYFCKRK
- a CDS encoding polysaccharide deacetylase family protein, whose product is MKRFLFIFCLLGILTACSSSVSQNNSEQGEKDQTKPDQTEMEVDLTEDDAATTEPDDEPSKNGDSSEETEQPPAEAEPKPQYVVNPANWTIEPIDAANDKVVLLTFDDAPDEHAVEMAQLLKQLGVKAIFFVNGHFIDTEEEQQKLRSIHELGFSIGNHTYNHALLRDLTEEEQREDIVKLNELIENITGEKPQFFRAPHGVNTDYSYQVAEEEGMIVMNWTYGYDWVDGYLEKEALTDIMVNSPYLNNGANLLMHDRSWTFEALEGIVEGLRNKGYEFVDPATITKIEKIK
- a CDS encoding glycine betaine uptake BCCT transporter; translation: MNKITPVFTVSVIVTLFFIIWGIIPEGVLNNFSLNAVTTAVHSIILEKFGWFYLISASIFLAFALLLIFTKYGNIRLGKEGDQPEYSYLTWFAMLFSAGMGIGLVFWGAAEPMFHYYYPPLEEPASEESARAALRYSFFHWGLHPWAIYTVVGLALAYFQFRKKSPGVFSSLLRPVFGDRVDGSLGILINFIAVFATVFGVATSLGLGASQISGGLSYTFDGIENTFTTQLIIIIVVTILFMISAQTGLNRGIKYLSNLNIILALALMLFVLFAGPTNFIMDTFSTTLGSYIQNLPSMSFRLAPFDPENTWYEDWTIFYWAWWISWAPFVGTFIARVSRGRTIREFTIGVLLVPTLFGALWFSVFGGSAIGLDYFQGSSILGEIESVGEEVALFELFNYFPFSMFLSILAIFLICTFFITSADSATFVLGMQTTNGSLNPPNTVKLLWGIIQAGAATILLYIGGLAALQKASIIAALPFTVIMLLIVYSLIKSFIEELPKGQKMQKEID